In Paralcaligenes sp. KSB-10, the following are encoded in one genomic region:
- a CDS encoding peptidoglycan DD-metalloendopeptidase family protein produces the protein MRRLFVWALLILWTSAAFAADSSAALTARQAQARKQQAELRGRIESLQKAIDSQESSRRDAADELKASESAISSINRRLDELMQQKHGAEADLADIAKSIVEQKRQLAQRQNELADQLRAQYASGLSPWTALLSGDDPQAIGRELGYLGYISAAQANTVRAIRHAIDELARLQSRSEARKKELEKVAQETVEQKKSLEEQKQEHQQVLSKIEAQLKAQRAQAQGLEHNEQRLGKLITGLDAAIAQQAEEERLAEEKRKAEEKRKAEAARKAQEARKAQQERQREIERKREAARQAEKAAQDAQARAQQEQSEQEARQVREQVEKARAQARAAEQANREANKPKPAPAEPAASSGTRLMPAGGFGGLKKGLPYPVHGDVQGRFGVARPDGGIWRGIVLRADAGTPVHVVADGRVVYANWLSGFGNIMIVDHGDKYLTVYAYNQSLLKRVGDIVHAGETIARVGATGGQVESGLYFEIRHQGTPVNPLLWLGR, from the coding sequence ATGCGGCGTTTGTTTGTCTGGGCCTTGCTGATTTTGTGGACGAGTGCGGCGTTTGCCGCCGATTCGTCGGCCGCGCTGACGGCCAGGCAGGCTCAAGCCAGGAAGCAGCAGGCAGAGCTGCGCGGCCGTATCGAGTCTTTGCAAAAGGCCATCGATAGCCAGGAGTCGTCGCGACGCGACGCGGCCGACGAGCTCAAGGCCTCCGAGTCGGCAATTTCCTCGATCAACCGGCGTCTTGACGAATTGATGCAGCAGAAGCATGGCGCCGAGGCCGACCTGGCCGATATTGCCAAGAGCATTGTCGAGCAGAAGCGGCAATTGGCGCAGCGCCAGAACGAGCTGGCCGATCAACTGAGGGCGCAGTATGCCAGCGGCCTGTCGCCCTGGACGGCGCTGTTGTCCGGCGACGACCCGCAAGCCATAGGCCGGGAACTGGGGTATCTGGGCTATATTTCGGCGGCGCAGGCCAATACTGTCAGGGCGATTCGCCACGCCATCGACGAATTGGCCCGCTTGCAGTCTCGTTCCGAGGCCCGCAAAAAAGAGCTTGAGAAAGTCGCGCAAGAAACCGTCGAGCAGAAGAAATCGCTTGAGGAGCAAAAACAGGAACACCAGCAGGTATTGAGCAAAATCGAGGCTCAGTTGAAGGCCCAGCGGGCCCAGGCGCAAGGCCTGGAGCATAACGAGCAGCGTCTTGGAAAATTGATTACCGGCCTGGACGCGGCGATTGCCCAGCAGGCCGAAGAAGAGCGCCTGGCCGAGGAAAAGCGCAAGGCCGAGGAAAAGCGCAAGGCCGAGGCGGCGCGCAAGGCGCAAGAGGCTCGCAAGGCCCAGCAGGAACGCCAGCGTGAAATCGAGCGCAAGCGGGAAGCCGCCCGTCAGGCCGAGAAAGCGGCCCAGGACGCGCAGGCCCGCGCGCAGCAGGAACAGAGCGAGCAGGAAGCACGGCAGGTTCGCGAGCAAGTGGAAAAGGCGCGCGCCCAGGCGCGAGCCGCCGAGCAGGCGAACCGCGAGGCGAACAAGCCCAAGCCCGCGCCGGCCGAACCGGCCGCCTCGTCAGGCACGCGGCTTATGCCGGCGGGCGGTTTCGGCGGCTTGAAAAAAGGCCTGCCGTATCCGGTACATGGGGATGTGCAAGGCCGTTTCGGCGTAGCGCGGCCCGATGGAGGCATCTGGCGCGGGATTGTTTTGCGCGCCGATGCCGGGACGCCCGTGCACGTGGTTGCCGATGGGCGGGTGGTTTACGCCAACTGGCTGAGCGGGTTCGGCAATATCATGATTGTCGACCACGGCGACAAATACCTTACCGTTTATGCGTATAACCAGAGCCTGCTCAAGCGGGTTGGCGACATCGTTCACGCGGGAGAAACCATTGCCAGGGTGGGGGCCACCGGCGGGCAAGTGGAGTCGGGTCTATACTTCGAGATCCGGCATCAGGGTACGCCGGTGAATCCTTTGCTTTGGTTAGGGCGTTAA
- a CDS encoding rhodanese-like domain-containing protein, whose product MDFLFSQNNLYILIIALVSGGLLLWPTLNKGRSGSSVGVQEAIQLANQKQAIFIDVRTAEQFKTGSIPQARNLPAAEIDAKLATLPKNKPIILVCDQGRDSARVAASLRKQGLTETVSLDGGLRSWAKDGLPLKKS is encoded by the coding sequence GTGGACTTTCTTTTCAGCCAAAACAACCTATATATTTTGATAATCGCCCTGGTTTCAGGCGGCTTGCTGCTATGGCCCACCCTGAACAAAGGACGCAGCGGCAGCAGTGTCGGCGTTCAGGAAGCCATTCAGCTGGCCAACCAGAAACAGGCCATTTTCATCGACGTTCGCACGGCCGAACAATTCAAAACAGGTAGTATCCCACAGGCACGCAACCTGCCCGCCGCCGAAATCGACGCAAAACTGGCCACCCTACCCAAAAACAAGCCGATTATCCTGGTTTGCGACCAGGGCCGGGACTCCGCCCGCGTCGCGGCCAGCCTGCGCAAGCAAGGGCTGACTGAAACAGTCAGCCTCGATGGCGGCTTGCGCAGCTGGGCCAAAGATGGCTTGCCCCTAAAAAAATCCTGA
- the secB gene encoding protein-export chaperone SecB, translating into MADQDQNTQQDSQDPSFSLQRTYVKDLSLEMPNAPQIFLEQESPTVEVSINVGGQRLADTVYECSVTATVTTRITDKVLYLVEATQAGIFEAANIPDEQLDPLLGIVCPTMLYPYLRANIADAINRTSLPPLHLAEVNFQNLYEQRLAQMAEEQGKQESGLVLPPGVTRQ; encoded by the coding sequence ATGGCCGATCAAGACCAAAACACACAGCAAGACAGTCAAGACCCAAGCTTCAGCCTGCAACGCACCTACGTAAAAGACCTGTCGCTCGAAATGCCCAATGCTCCTCAAATATTTCTCGAGCAGGAAAGCCCGACCGTCGAGGTCTCCATCAATGTAGGCGGCCAGCGCCTGGCCGACACCGTGTACGAATGCTCAGTCACCGCAACCGTCACCACCCGCATTACCGATAAAGTGCTCTACCTGGTCGAAGCCACACAGGCCGGCATTTTCGAAGCCGCCAACATTCCCGACGAGCAGTTGGACCCCTTGCTTGGCATTGTTTGCCCAACCATGCTCTATCCCTATCTGCGCGCCAATATCGCCGATGCCATCAACCGGACCTCATTGCCGCCATTGCATCTGGCCGAAGTCAACTTCCAGAATTTGTACGAGCAGCGGCTGGCACAAATGGCGGAAGAACAGGGCAAGCAAGAGTCCGGCCTGGTGCTGCCCCCCGGCGTGACTCGCCAGTAA
- the argB gene encoding acetylglutamate kinase encodes MTTSSSSDSSTYTSKVKADVLSEALPYIRRFHGKTVVIKYGGNAMTEEHLQRSFAHDVVLLKLVGLNPVVVHGGGPQINSALKRIGKEGTFVQGMRVTDAETMEVVEWVLGGQVQQDIVMMINEAGGKAVGLTGKDGCLIQAQKKMLADKDKPGQWLDIGYVGDITRIEPAVVKALQDDQFIPVISSIGYGEDGTAYNINADVVAGKMAEVLGAEKLVMMTNTPGVLDKNGDLLRSLSAQTIDELFEDGTISGGMLPKISSALDAARNGVTSVHVVDGRVPHCLLLEILTDRGVGTMISSH; translated from the coding sequence ATGACTACATCGTCTTCCTCCGATTCCTCCACGTACACCTCCAAGGTCAAGGCCGACGTCCTGTCCGAAGCCTTGCCGTATATCCGCCGCTTCCACGGCAAAACCGTGGTCATCAAATACGGCGGCAACGCCATGACGGAAGAACATCTGCAACGCAGTTTCGCGCACGATGTCGTGTTGCTCAAGCTGGTCGGCCTGAATCCTGTGGTGGTGCACGGCGGCGGGCCGCAAATCAACAGTGCCCTCAAACGCATCGGCAAGGAAGGCACCTTCGTCCAGGGCATGCGCGTCACCGATGCCGAAACCATGGAAGTGGTCGAATGGGTGCTCGGCGGCCAAGTCCAGCAGGATATCGTCATGATGATCAACGAAGCGGGCGGCAAAGCCGTGGGCTTGACCGGCAAGGACGGCTGCCTGATCCAGGCGCAGAAGAAAATGCTGGCCGACAAGGACAAACCGGGGCAATGGCTCGACATCGGCTATGTGGGCGACATCACGCGCATCGAGCCGGCCGTGGTCAAGGCTTTGCAGGACGACCAGTTCATCCCGGTCATATCCTCGATAGGCTACGGCGAAGACGGCACCGCCTACAACATCAATGCCGATGTGGTGGCCGGGAAAATGGCCGAGGTGCTGGGCGCCGAGAAGCTTGTCATGATGACCAACACGCCAGGGGTGCTCGATAAAAACGGCGATCTCCTGCGCAGCCTGTCGGCCCAGACCATCGACGAACTGTTCGAAGACGGTACCATTTCAGGCGGCATGCTGCCCAAAATCTCATCGGCGCTCGACGCCGCCCGCAACGGCGTCACCTCGGTCCATGTCGTCGACGGACGTGTTCCACATTGCCTCCTGCTCGAAATACTGACCGATCGCGGCGTGGGAACCATGATCAGCTCTCACTAG
- a CDS encoding tripartite tricarboxylate transporter substrate binding protein — MSKFSPTRRIAHKAILSLAAGATVLLAAPSMASPWPDRAIQMVVPFPAGSSPDTLARLIADPLSKALGQAVIVENKPGAGGNIGTRYASQAKPDGYTILMTINGPMVTAPTLYKKTLGYNPETDLAPITLVGTSPNVLVVPMDSPAKTVQEFVALAKAKPDTLNYGTVGPGSSSHLSMAMLEHQAGIQLQQIPYTGFPQIISSIIGGDIQASFMVPGIAMPQITANKARALAITSLEPSEILPGIPTMASSGYPGFESISWDAMYAPAGTPVDILDRLNQAITQILTEPEVSKKMAALYFTPAPSSPEQLSALVHKEKKRWDEVIDRLHLSLD; from the coding sequence ATGTCCAAGTTCTCGCCGACTCGCCGAATCGCGCATAAAGCCATTCTGAGTCTTGCCGCAGGCGCGACAGTGCTGTTGGCTGCCCCGTCCATGGCCTCGCCCTGGCCGGACCGAGCCATACAAATGGTGGTTCCGTTCCCGGCCGGATCCTCGCCCGACACACTGGCGCGATTGATTGCCGACCCCCTGTCCAAAGCGCTGGGCCAGGCCGTTATCGTCGAGAACAAGCCGGGCGCCGGCGGCAATATCGGCACCCGCTATGCCAGCCAGGCCAAACCCGACGGCTATACAATCCTGATGACCATCAATGGTCCCATGGTCACGGCCCCCACCCTGTACAAAAAAACCCTGGGCTACAACCCTGAAACCGACCTGGCGCCGATCACCCTGGTGGGCACCAGCCCGAATGTACTGGTGGTGCCCATGGACTCTCCGGCCAAAACCGTCCAGGAATTCGTGGCGCTGGCCAAGGCCAAGCCGGACACACTGAACTACGGCACCGTCGGCCCCGGCAGCTCGTCGCACCTCAGCATGGCCATGCTGGAACATCAAGCCGGAATCCAGCTGCAGCAAATTCCCTACACCGGCTTTCCGCAAATCATTTCGTCGATCATCGGCGGCGACATCCAGGCAAGCTTCATGGTGCCAGGCATCGCCATGCCGCAAATCACCGCCAACAAAGCGCGGGCGCTGGCCATTACCAGCCTGGAACCCAGCGAAATATTGCCAGGCATACCCACCATGGCATCGTCAGGCTATCCGGGCTTCGAATCCATTTCATGGGACGCCATGTACGCGCCCGCCGGCACCCCTGTGGATATCCTGGACCGGCTCAATCAGGCCATCACGCAAATCCTGACCGAACCCGAAGTCAGTAAAAAAATGGCGGCACTGTATTTCACCCCGGCCCCCTCATCGCCTGAACAGCTCAGCGCCCTGGTTCATAAAGAGAAAAAACGCTGGGACGAAGTCATAGACCGGCTGCACCTGTCGCTGGACTAA
- a CDS encoding S41 family peptidase, with amino-acid sequence MGTRRYRSFGLVALGVAGGVLVSLGISAAAQRGEPLPLKELQQFANVFSAIKSSYVEPISDKTLINDAIKGLFSDLDPHSAYLDPDAYKEMESMTQGGFGGLGIEIGSEDGMPKVIAPIEDTPAARAGILAGDLITEIDGKPTKGMTLNDAIKLMRGEPKTSIVLTIKRDGKDKPLTFKIVRDLIKVRSVRSKMLPNDIAFVRISQFQETTVSDLVKQLHTLGEKSTPKGLILDLRNDPGGLLESAIGVSSAFLKPNALVVSTKGRVPSSNHQYLAKSIGTVSELGNWTKKVPMVVLVNVGSASASEIVAGALQDHKRAKIMGNRTFGKGSVQSVLPLSDDTGIKITTARYYTPSGRSIQVTGVEPDITVDDTAQGNLFQLPREVDLKHHLLNSAVTKENTAEEKDVGKPKVEPKMFEFGGTDDFQLRQAVNYLEGRSVHKIEPGLILTSSAKPGTAGAPKEAPAGKSGAAEKKTEIIPEKGSKAPAGKPVQPQSDMPAQPSGQKIERFKITPDGLIKIQ; translated from the coding sequence ATGGGCACTCGCAGGTATCGCAGTTTCGGTTTAGTGGCGCTGGGCGTGGCCGGCGGCGTTTTGGTCAGTCTGGGGATTTCCGCGGCGGCACAGCGCGGCGAACCCCTGCCGCTCAAAGAATTGCAGCAATTCGCCAACGTGTTTTCTGCCATCAAAAGCAGTTACGTTGAGCCGATTTCCGACAAAACGCTGATCAACGATGCAATCAAGGGGCTGTTTTCCGACCTGGATCCGCATTCGGCCTACCTCGATCCCGACGCCTACAAAGAAATGGAATCCATGACGCAGGGTGGGTTCGGCGGCCTGGGCATCGAAATCGGCAGCGAAGACGGCATGCCCAAGGTTATTGCGCCCATTGAAGACACTCCTGCGGCCAGGGCCGGAATCCTGGCGGGCGACCTCATTACCGAGATCGACGGCAAGCCCACCAAGGGCATGACCCTGAACGACGCGATCAAACTGATGCGAGGCGAGCCCAAAACCTCGATTGTCCTGACGATCAAGCGCGACGGCAAGGACAAGCCCCTAACATTCAAGATCGTCCGCGATCTCATCAAAGTGCGCAGCGTGCGCAGCAAGATGCTGCCCAACGATATCGCCTTTGTGCGTATTTCGCAGTTCCAGGAAACCACGGTGTCCGACCTGGTCAAGCAGTTGCACACCCTGGGCGAGAAAAGCACGCCCAAGGGCCTGATACTCGATTTGCGCAACGATCCGGGCGGCCTGCTCGAAAGCGCCATAGGCGTATCGTCGGCCTTCCTCAAGCCCAATGCGCTGGTGGTGTCGACCAAAGGCCGCGTGCCTTCGTCCAATCACCAGTATCTGGCCAAGTCTATCGGCACGGTTTCCGAGCTTGGCAACTGGACCAAAAAAGTGCCTATGGTTGTGCTGGTCAACGTAGGTTCGGCGTCGGCTTCCGAAATCGTGGCCGGGGCCTTGCAGGATCACAAGCGGGCCAAAATCATGGGTAACCGCACTTTCGGCAAGGGGTCGGTGCAGAGCGTCCTGCCGCTCAGCGACGATACCGGCATCAAGATCACCACGGCGCGCTATTACACGCCAAGCGGGCGCTCAATTCAGGTTACCGGAGTAGAACCCGATATTACCGTCGACGACACGGCGCAAGGGAATTTATTCCAGCTGCCGCGCGAGGTCGACCTGAAACATCATTTGCTCAACAGCGCCGTCACCAAGGAAAACACGGCCGAAGAGAAAGATGTCGGCAAGCCCAAGGTCGAGCCCAAAATGTTCGAGTTTGGCGGCACTGACGACTTCCAGTTGCGGCAAGCGGTCAATTATCTCGAAGGGCGCTCGGTACATAAAATCGAACCTGGCCTGATCCTGACTTCGTCGGCCAAGCCGGGCACCGCGGGAGCGCCCAAAGAGGCTCCCGCCGGCAAGTCCGGGGCGGCTGAAAAAAAAACTGAAATAATTCCCGAAAAGGGCTCCAAAGCCCCTGCCGGCAAGCCTGTCCAGCCGCAATCGGACATGCCGGCGCAACCTTCGGGTCAGAAAATCGAGCGTTTCAAGATTACGCCCGACGGACTGATCAAGATTCAGTAA
- a CDS encoding pyrimidine 5'-nucleotidase, with protein sequence MRALLTPIAPHRSRRPAAAETVWLFDLDNTLHDSSRAMFPAIDRSMTSAVMQSLGLDLDTATQLRTRYWKRYGATVIGMVRHHGVDAETFLNLSHAFDVASLVHSESGLAYKLGRLKGRKIVLTNAPLNYAREVLKTLGVLHYFESLWSINHMRLQGQLKPKPSAALMKQVLARIGAPAQQVVLVEDTLRNLKTARQIGMGTVHIFHPGTPFSGKHSGRSAYVDLRVNSIGELLLSRRPLRR encoded by the coding sequence ATGCGGGCGCTTCTCACTCCCATCGCGCCACACCGGTCCCGGCGGCCGGCGGCAGCCGAGACCGTCTGGCTCTTCGACCTGGACAACACGCTGCACGATTCATCCAGGGCCATGTTTCCAGCAATCGACCGCAGCATGACATCAGCCGTCATGCAAAGCCTGGGCCTGGATCTGGATACGGCGACGCAATTGCGCACCCGCTACTGGAAACGATACGGAGCCACGGTCATAGGCATGGTCCGCCATCATGGGGTCGACGCCGAAACCTTTTTAAACCTGAGCCATGCGTTCGATGTCGCCTCTCTGGTGCATTCCGAATCCGGCCTGGCCTATAAGCTCGGGCGGCTCAAGGGCCGCAAGATCGTGCTCACCAACGCACCGCTCAACTATGCTCGCGAGGTCCTGAAAACGCTGGGGGTGCTGCACTACTTCGAAAGCCTGTGGTCCATCAACCATATGCGCCTGCAAGGCCAGCTCAAACCCAAGCCTTCGGCCGCGCTCATGAAACAGGTCCTGGCCAGGATAGGCGCTCCCGCACAACAGGTCGTACTGGTCGAAGACACACTCAGAAATCTGAAAACCGCGAGGCAGATCGGCATGGGAACCGTCCACATCTTCCATCCTGGAACTCCTTTTTCGGGCAAGCACAGCGGGCGCAGCGCCTATGTGGACCTACGGGTCAATTCAATCGGCGAGCTGCTCCTCAGCCGCCGGCCCTTGCGCCGCTAA
- the slmA gene encoding nucleoid occlusion factor SlmA, with amino-acid sequence MNRQPGARKTQILETLACMLEQPHSARITTAALAKEINLSEAALYRHFSCKAAIFKDLINLIETLIFEDSHHINATEPRGRRQLGKQVHALLLFAERHRGLTRVLTGDALATEDWQLQAQLDNLIADIEAMLRQSAQQAAHELPPGSDAGIMASLLMHWVLGRWLRYVQTSWRVPPAEGYAPELALLGL; translated from the coding sequence ATGAATCGCCAGCCCGGCGCCCGCAAGACGCAAATACTCGAAACACTGGCTTGCATGCTGGAGCAGCCGCACTCGGCACGCATCACTACGGCGGCACTGGCCAAAGAGATCAATCTGTCCGAAGCGGCTCTTTACCGTCATTTTTCCTGCAAGGCGGCCATATTCAAAGACCTCATCAATCTTATCGAGACCCTGATTTTCGAAGATTCGCATCATATCAATGCCACTGAACCCAGAGGCAGAAGACAGCTTGGAAAACAAGTGCATGCCCTGCTGTTGTTCGCCGAACGGCACCGCGGGCTGACACGGGTGCTTACGGGCGATGCGCTGGCCACCGAAGACTGGCAACTGCAGGCGCAGCTCGACAATCTGATTGCCGATATCGAAGCCATGCTCAGGCAAAGCGCCCAGCAGGCCGCTCACGAACTGCCGCCCGGATCCGATGCGGGCATCATGGCCAGCCTGCTGATGCATTGGGTACTGGGCCGATGGCTGCGCTATGTGCAAACCAGTTGGCGGGTCCCGCCAGCCGAGGGCTACGCCCCAGAACTGGCTTTATTGGGCTTATGA
- a CDS encoding molybdopterin-synthase adenylyltransferase MoeB: MDDPQLLRYARHILLDELGIEGQERLLASRVLIVGAGGLGSPAACYLASAGVGQLILADDDEVELSNLQRQILHTTARVGWSKAESGKRMLAELNPEIQVDARVARLAGPLLDEAVAQVDLVLDCTDNFATRHAINGACVRHRKPLVSGAAIRFDGQVSVFDLRDDRSPCYHCLFPEADGVEEVSCATTGVLAPLVGIIGSLQAAEAIKVLSGVGEPLVGRLLCLDALSMQWNEVKFKRDPDCLVCGTRPLPAS, encoded by the coding sequence ATGGATGACCCGCAGCTGCTGCGCTATGCCCGTCATATCCTGCTCGACGAGCTGGGTATCGAGGGCCAGGAGCGCTTGCTGGCGTCGCGCGTCCTGATCGTAGGGGCCGGTGGCCTGGGTTCGCCGGCGGCGTGCTACCTGGCCTCGGCCGGGGTCGGCCAACTGATTCTGGCTGACGACGACGAGGTCGAGCTCAGCAACCTGCAGCGTCAGATTCTGCACACCACGGCACGCGTGGGTTGGTCCAAGGCGGAATCGGGCAAGCGGATGCTGGCCGAACTCAACCCGGAAATACAAGTCGATGCGAGGGTGGCCAGGCTTGCCGGACCGCTGCTCGATGAAGCCGTGGCGCAGGTTGATCTGGTGCTGGACTGTACCGATAATTTCGCGACGCGCCACGCCATAAATGGCGCCTGTGTCAGGCATCGCAAGCCTTTGGTGTCGGGGGCGGCAATCCGTTTCGACGGACAGGTAAGCGTATTCGATCTGAGGGACGATCGCTCGCCCTGCTATCACTGCCTGTTTCCCGAGGCGGATGGCGTTGAAGAGGTCAGTTGTGCCACAACAGGTGTGCTGGCTCCGCTGGTGGGCATTATCGGCAGCCTGCAGGCCGCCGAGGCCATCAAGGTACTGTCTGGTGTCGGCGAGCCCCTGGTGGGGCGCCTGCTGTGCCTGGATGCCCTCTCCATGCAATGGAACGAAGTGAAGTTCAAGCGCGACCCCGATTGCCTGGTCTGCGGCACACGGCCCTTGCCGGCCTCATAA
- the grxC gene encoding glutaredoxin 3, with amino-acid sequence MATVTMYCTAVCPYCVRAEMLLKQRGVTEIEKIRIDQNPEQRAAMMERTGRRTVPQIYINDTHIGGYDDLSALDRSHGLVPLLNT; translated from the coding sequence ATGGCAACTGTCACTATGTATTGCACCGCCGTGTGCCCCTACTGCGTCCGCGCCGAAATGCTGCTGAAGCAGCGCGGCGTAACGGAAATCGAAAAAATCCGCATCGACCAGAATCCCGAGCAGCGTGCGGCTATGATGGAACGTACGGGCCGCCGCACCGTACCGCAAATTTATATCAACGATACCCACATCGGCGGATACGACGATCTATCGGCACTCGACCGCTCCCATGGTCTGGTTCCTTTGTTGAACACCTAA
- the gpmA gene encoding 2,3-diphosphoglycerate-dependent phosphoglycerate mutase, producing the protein MHKLVLMRHGESQWNLENRFTGWTDVDLTETGRRQAWEAGELLKQNGFEFDLAYASVLKRAIRTLWIALDAMDAMYTPVGLNWRLNERHYGALQGLNKAETAAKYGDEQVLIWRRAYAIAPNPLQLDDERHPRFDRRYAKIAADKLPASECLKDTVERVLPFWNESIAPALRAGRRLLVAAHGNSLRALIKHLDGISDDDIVHLNIPTGQPLVYELDDELRPIRHYYLGDPAEIEAAMAAVAAQGKAKKN; encoded by the coding sequence ATGCATAAACTCGTGCTCATGCGACACGGCGAAAGCCAGTGGAATCTTGAAAACCGGTTCACAGGCTGGACTGATGTCGATCTGACCGAAACCGGGCGCCGGCAGGCCTGGGAGGCGGGCGAATTGCTCAAGCAGAACGGCTTCGAATTCGATCTGGCCTATGCGTCCGTGCTGAAGCGCGCCATACGCACGCTCTGGATTGCGCTGGATGCGATGGATGCCATGTATACCCCGGTGGGCCTGAACTGGCGCTTGAACGAACGCCATTATGGCGCCCTGCAAGGCCTGAACAAGGCCGAAACCGCGGCCAAGTACGGCGATGAACAGGTGCTGATATGGCGCCGCGCCTATGCCATTGCGCCTAATCCGCTCCAGCTCGACGATGAGCGCCATCCGCGTTTCGATCGTCGTTATGCCAAAATTGCGGCCGACAAGCTGCCGGCAAGCGAGTGCCTGAAAGACACGGTGGAGCGCGTTCTTCCGTTCTGGAACGAGTCGATTGCGCCCGCGCTGCGGGCCGGCCGGCGCCTTCTGGTGGCCGCCCACGGCAATAGCCTGCGCGCCCTGATCAAACATCTGGACGGCATTTCCGACGATGATATCGTGCATCTGAACATTCCTACCGGGCAGCCCCTGGTCTACGAGCTGGACGACGAATTGCGTCCAATCCGTCACTATTACCTGGGCGATCCAGCCGAAATCGAGGCGGCGATGGCAGCCGTGGCGGCTCAGGGCAAGGCTAAAAAGAACTAG
- a CDS encoding NAD(P)H-dependent glycerol-3-phosphate dehydrogenase: MSAPGRLRVAVLGAGSWGTALAALACANADTMLWARDAALADSIGEQHRNSKYLPEVTLPDGLSCTHDFDRAVAHARAPGHAGGLIILSVPVAGLNEVCVRLAATRQAQASPQHHAGTAAMPLAVVWTCKGFHQETGQLPHQIVQAALPGQGDKPGAAPQTLGLGVLSGPSFAREVAQGLPVALTIASRQAWVAEITTAALHGGSARIYTSDDVVGVEVGGALKNVMAIACGIADGIGLGTNARAALITRGLAEMQRLGTALGGRADTFAGLTGLGDLVLTATGALSRNRQVGLALGQGQTLEHILASGMTAEGVRCARAALALGRSHGVDLPITEAVCEVLFNGVAPRHAVSRLLAREARAETPTP; this comes from the coding sequence ATGAGCGCGCCAGGCCGCCTGCGTGTTGCAGTACTCGGAGCGGGAAGCTGGGGCACAGCGCTCGCGGCATTGGCCTGCGCCAATGCCGACACCATGCTGTGGGCACGCGATGCGGCACTGGCAGACAGTATCGGCGAACAGCATCGGAACAGCAAATACCTGCCTGAGGTGACGCTGCCCGATGGCTTGTCCTGCACCCACGATTTCGATCGGGCGGTCGCCCATGCCCGCGCCCCCGGCCATGCAGGCGGCCTGATCATACTGAGCGTTCCCGTCGCCGGCCTCAACGAGGTCTGCGTGCGCCTGGCCGCGACACGGCAAGCCCAGGCGTCGCCGCAACATCATGCCGGCACCGCCGCCATGCCTCTGGCCGTCGTCTGGACTTGCAAAGGCTTTCATCAGGAAACCGGACAACTTCCGCACCAGATCGTCCAGGCCGCCCTGCCCGGCCAGGGCGACAAACCCGGGGCTGCACCGCAAACACTGGGCCTGGGAGTGCTTTCAGGCCCTTCATTTGCCCGCGAAGTCGCACAAGGCCTGCCGGTGGCGCTCACCATTGCCAGCCGGCAAGCCTGGGTCGCAGAAATCACTACCGCGGCCCTGCACGGCGGCAGTGCGCGCATCTATACCAGCGACGATGTCGTTGGCGTCGAGGTGGGTGGCGCACTCAAGAACGTCATGGCCATTGCCTGCGGGATAGCCGACGGCATCGGCCTGGGCACCAACGCCCGCGCCGCGCTGATTACCCGCGGCCTGGCGGAAATGCAGCGCCTGGGCACCGCACTGGGCGGTCGTGCCGATACCTTCGCCGGTCTGACCGGCCTGGGCGATCTGGTCCTGACCGCCACCGGGGCCTTGTCGCGAAATCGCCAGGTAGGCCTCGCCCTTGGGCAGGGCCAAACCCTTGAACATATTCTGGCCAGCGGCATGACCGCCGAGGGCGTGCGTTGCGCCCGCGCCGCATTGGCTCTTGGACGTAGCCATGGCGTCGATTTGCCTATCACCGAAGCCGTCTGCGAAGTATTATTCAATGGCGTCGCGCCCAGGCACGCCGTGTCCCGCTTGCTGGCCCGCGAAGCCCGGGCCGAAACACCGACCCCTTGA